Proteins encoded together in one Calditrichota bacterium window:
- the atpC gene encoding ATP synthase F1 subunit epsilon yields MANTFHVELITPEKHLLAAEIVHLRAPGSAGEFGILANHSPMVAGLDAGRLQIDFPGHREEFAIGGGYFTVENNKAIILAETCYRKNEIDLDEAKKNKLEALKRIESAATAADREEAQWAFKRYAAQVHVAEYKSE; encoded by the coding sequence ATGGCCAACACCTTTCACGTTGAACTGATCACTCCCGAAAAACACCTGCTCGCGGCCGAAATCGTGCACTTGCGCGCCCCCGGTTCCGCCGGTGAATTCGGAATCTTGGCTAACCACTCGCCCATGGTCGCAGGACTCGATGCAGGCCGCTTGCAAATCGATTTCCCCGGCCATCGCGAAGAGTTCGCCATCGGCGGCGGCTATTTCACCGTCGAAAACAACAAGGCCATCATTCTTGCCGAAACGTGTTACCGCAAGAACGAAATTGATCTCGACGAAGCAAAAAAAAACAAACTTGAGGCCCTGAAACGCATAGAATCGGCAGCAACAGCCGCCGATCGTGAAGAAGCACAGTGGGCTTTCAAGCGCTACGCCGCTCAAGTCCACGTCGCCGAATACAAAAGCGAGTAA
- a CDS encoding HlyC/CorC family transporter, whose protein sequence is MIDGYLLWSFVAFCGLLLFSAFFSSSETALFSLTRSQISEILNGSSEDSRARVLAKLLKDPRKLLISLLTGNTIVNILAATVAALATSRLVAHFAISEWAVYVIQGVVVTLVILIGAEILPKFAAVRNPLSFSLAIAAPLNLLTMLMYPITALITPIADGIARGLGVEKKKLWISEEEIKTLLEVGEEHGALEKSERDMIHSIFELGEITVREIMVPRTDMIAIEVKTPISKVLDTLRKCGHSRIPVFDERVDNIIGILHAKDLMTFYPFKDEVDLRRIIRAAHFVPEAKTADELLKQFQEQRVHMSIAVDEYGGTAGLVTLEDVIEEIVGEIQDEHDAERDLWTRIDENTVLIDAKLDVETVNEVLDDDVIPIDDDFDTLGGFLLSEIGDFPEAHTIVEYHNYEFIIEEVRKHRLGRVRVVRREAISDNNE, encoded by the coding sequence GTGATAGACGGCTATCTCTTGTGGAGCTTTGTCGCGTTTTGCGGACTGCTCTTGTTCTCGGCGTTCTTCTCTTCGTCGGAGACGGCGCTGTTTTCTTTGACGCGCTCGCAGATTAGCGAAATACTGAACGGCTCGTCGGAAGACAGCCGCGCACGCGTGTTGGCCAAACTCCTGAAAGACCCGCGCAAGCTCTTGATCTCGCTCTTGACGGGCAATACGATTGTCAATATTTTGGCGGCGACGGTGGCGGCTCTGGCGACGTCGAGACTCGTGGCACATTTTGCGATCAGCGAGTGGGCGGTGTACGTTATTCAGGGCGTCGTCGTCACTCTGGTGATTTTGATCGGCGCGGAGATTCTGCCGAAGTTCGCGGCCGTACGCAATCCGCTGAGTTTCTCATTGGCGATTGCCGCGCCGCTGAATCTGTTGACCATGCTGATGTATCCGATTACGGCTTTGATCACTCCGATCGCGGACGGAATCGCGCGCGGGTTAGGAGTCGAGAAAAAGAAGTTGTGGATTTCGGAAGAAGAGATCAAAACCCTTTTGGAAGTCGGCGAAGAACACGGCGCGCTCGAGAAATCCGAACGCGACATGATTCATTCGATTTTCGAGTTGGGTGAAATCACAGTCCGTGAAATCATGGTGCCGCGCACGGACATGATCGCGATCGAAGTCAAGACTCCGATTTCAAAAGTGCTGGACACCTTGCGCAAGTGCGGACATTCGCGTATTCCTGTGTTTGATGAGCGGGTCGACAACATCATCGGCATTTTGCACGCGAAAGACTTGATGACATTCTATCCGTTCAAGGATGAAGTCGATTTAAGACGTATTATTCGCGCGGCGCATTTCGTGCCCGAAGCGAAAACCGCCGATGAACTTCTGAAACAGTTTCAAGAGCAGCGCGTACACATGTCGATTGCGGTCGATGAATACGGCGGCACGGCGGGACTGGTCACTCTGGAAGACGTGATTGAAGAGATCGTCGGAGAGATTCAAGACGAGCACGACGCGGAACGGGATTTATGGACACGCATCGACGAAAATACGGTGTTGATTGACGCGAAGCTCGACGTGGAAACGGTGAATGAAGTTTTGGACGACGACGTAATTCCGATCGACGACGACTTCGATACGCTGGGCGGATTCTTGCTTTCGGAGATCGGCGATTTTCCGGAAGCGCATACGATTGTGGAATACCACAATTACGAATTTATCATCGAAGAAGTGCGTAAGCACAGATTGGGCCGCGTACGCGTCGTGCGCCGCGAAGCGATATCGGACAACAACGAATGA
- the mazG gene encoding nucleoside triphosphate pyrophosphohydrolase, with amino-acid sequence MAALRAPDGCPWDREQTHESLRPYLIEETYEVLDSIDRKAYGELKKELGDLLLHIVFHAQLAHEEKLFDIAGVLHEINEKLIRRHPHVFGDAVVNSTDDVNKQWEKIKLNETHKPQLLSGVPKNQPALNRAYRVQEKAAAVGFDWPSDEPVWKKMTEEIEELKQELAEGDREKIEAEFGDLLFTMVNLGRKLNIHPEEALRGSIQKFTNRFGQIELQLNEEGVPLHEAGLEKMDKLWDLAKEREKENA; translated from the coding sequence ATGGCGGCGCTGCGCGCGCCCGACGGCTGTCCGTGGGACCGCGAGCAGACGCATGAATCGCTGCGGCCTTACCTGATCGAAGAAACGTATGAAGTCCTGGATTCGATAGACCGCAAGGCTTACGGAGAGTTGAAGAAAGAGCTTGGCGACTTGCTGTTGCATATCGTGTTTCATGCGCAGCTTGCTCACGAAGAGAAACTATTCGACATTGCGGGAGTGCTGCATGAGATTAACGAGAAGTTGATTCGCAGGCATCCGCATGTGTTTGGCGACGCGGTTGTTAATTCGACCGACGACGTGAACAAGCAGTGGGAAAAGATTAAGCTCAATGAGACGCACAAGCCGCAGCTTTTGTCGGGTGTGCCAAAGAACCAGCCTGCTTTGAACCGCGCTTACCGTGTGCAGGAGAAAGCCGCGGCGGTGGGATTCGATTGGCCGTCGGATGAACCGGTGTGGAAAAAGATGACCGAAGAGATCGAAGAGTTGAAGCAGGAACTTGCTGAAGGGGACCGCGAGAAGATAGAAGCGGAATTCGGTGATTTGTTGTTTACGATGGTGAATCTCGGAAGAAAGTTGAATATTCATCCTGAAGAAGCTCTGCGCGGCTCGATTCAAAAGTTTACGAACCGGTTCGGACAGATTGAATTGCAACTGAATGAAGAGGGAGTGCCGCTGCATGAAGCGGGGCTGGAAAAGATGGATAAGTTGTGGGACTTGGCGAAAGAGCGCGAGAAAGAGAACGCATGA
- a CDS encoding T9SS type A sorting domain-containing protein, protein MARTTQFLFVTIFEPPATIVASTFLGGQLYDVLEAGARSPDGSFVVAGYTNDESFPVTDSALDPTYGPNIDTSASDLFIAKLSSDLRTLEYSTYFGGEDVEHVYQVWVPEPSTIWIAGGTQSDEFPTTPDALRQRINWYGWDGFISSIGIDPSNSPPPFILDNFSLSAFPNPFNSSTTLSFTLPRATQTELTIHNILGQQIEHIDFGTLEAGHHTQQIAHPTWSTGLYFATLKAPSYSKTTKLLLLR, encoded by the coding sequence TTGGCGCGTACGACACAATTTTTGTTTGTAACAATCTTTGAGCCTCCTGCAACCATCGTGGCCTCTACGTTTCTAGGCGGCCAGTTGTATGATGTGCTGGAAGCGGGCGCCAGATCGCCAGACGGTTCATTCGTTGTTGCCGGGTACACCAATGATGAGAGTTTTCCTGTTACGGACAGCGCGCTTGACCCTACGTACGGACCCAATATTGATACTTCAGCAAGCGACCTCTTCATCGCCAAACTATCCTCTGACTTGCGCACTCTCGAATATAGCACGTATTTTGGAGGTGAGGATGTCGAACATGTCTACCAAGTCTGGGTGCCCGAGCCTTCAACCATTTGGATAGCGGGCGGTACACAATCTGACGAGTTCCCCACGACGCCGGACGCCCTGAGACAGCGGATTAACTGGTATGGCTGGGATGGATTTATTTCAAGTATCGGAATTGATCCGTCAAACTCCCCTCCGCCTTTTATTCTAGACAACTTTTCCCTATCAGCTTTCCCAAATCCCTTCAATTCTTCAACAACCCTAAGCTTCACATTGCCCCGAGCCACCCAAACCGAGCTAACCATCCACAACATCCTCGGCCAACAAATCGAACACATTGATTTCGGCACATTGGAAGCAGGCCACCACACCCAACAAATCGCCCACCCAACTTGGAGCACCGGCCTATACTTCGCCACACTAAAAGCCCCAAGCTATTCAAAAACCACAAAACTACTTCTGCTTCGCTAA
- a CDS encoding PhoH family protein, translated as MAAEQAPQDFIEIVELPIEEGVLRPLLGPNDENLRYLQRHIPSKVTARREKILIRGTQAENLEAVELIMELVGITRKLGQLSRGDIDRVLRVGVSARDMQSDTDTPFAAMFRSGDRSFNPRTAGQNEYWEAIQRSDLTFAFGPAGTGKTFIAVVCAVQMFQQGKFDRIILVRPVVEAGESLGFLPGDVREKVDPYFRPLYDALMKMIPGDRLRKLLDRQIIEIAPLAYMRGRTLDNAFLIMDEAQNTTAGQMKMFLTRMGENSKAVITGDLTQIDLPRRSDSGLLGIQYILDGIAGIEFVKLNKSDVVRHPLVARIVGAYDRFLQDSASASGDAANETGEDLGKLPEHRSKPSSAND; from the coding sequence ATGGCTGCTGAACAGGCCCCGCAGGACTTCATCGAAATAGTCGAACTACCCATTGAAGAAGGAGTCCTGAGGCCACTCTTGGGCCCCAACGACGAGAATCTTCGCTACCTGCAAAGACACATTCCGTCGAAGGTGACGGCGCGCCGCGAAAAAATATTGATCCGCGGCACGCAAGCAGAAAATTTGGAAGCCGTCGAACTGATCATGGAACTCGTCGGCATCACCCGCAAATTGGGACAACTTTCACGCGGCGACATCGACCGCGTGCTGCGCGTGGGAGTTTCCGCGCGCGATATGCAGTCGGATACGGACACTCCGTTTGCGGCGATGTTCCGCAGCGGCGACCGGAGCTTCAATCCGCGCACCGCAGGACAAAACGAATACTGGGAAGCGATCCAGCGCAGCGATTTGACGTTCGCGTTCGGTCCCGCGGGAACGGGCAAGACGTTTATCGCAGTAGTGTGTGCCGTACAGATGTTCCAGCAGGGGAAATTCGACCGGATTATTTTGGTGCGTCCCGTGGTGGAAGCGGGAGAGAGCTTGGGATTTTTGCCGGGCGATGTGCGTGAAAAAGTCGATCCGTATTTCCGGCCGCTGTATGACGCGCTGATGAAGATGATTCCCGGAGACCGTCTGCGTAAACTGCTCGACCGTCAAATTATCGAAATCGCTCCGCTGGCTTATATGCGCGGCCGTACGCTCGACAACGCGTTTCTGATTATGGACGAAGCGCAGAACACGACGGCCGGTCAGATGAAGATGTTTTTGACCCGTATGGGCGAAAATTCGAAGGCTGTCATCACCGGCGACTTAACGCAAATCGACTTGCCGCGCCGCAGTGACAGCGGCTTGCTCGGCATCCAGTATATTCTCGACGGCATTGCCGGCATTGAATTCGTAAAATTGAATAAATCCGACGTCGTCCGCCACCCGCTCGTGGCCCGTATCGTCGGAGCGTATGACCGTTTCCTTCAAGACTCTGCGAGCGCGAGCGGCGACGCAGCCAACGAAACAGGTGAAGATCTCGGCAAGCTGCCCGAACACCGCAGCAAGCCGTCCTCCGCTAATGACTGA
- the aspS gene encoding aspartate--tRNA ligase, protein MTTRTHTCGELRKIDNEKTVVLQGWVARARDLGGLVFIDLRDRYGKTQVVVEPEQGDVIKIAHELKSEWVVEIHGKVRTRPEGMINADLPTGEVEVVATAIEVLNRCPELPFQIETQDKASDELRLKYRYLDLRRNELQEVLMMRHRVANIARLHFSEQGFIEVETPCLVKSTPEGARDYLVPSRVFPHQFYALPQSPQIYKQILMVAGFDKYFQICKCFRDEDLRSDRQPEFTQIDVEMSFANRDMVFEVVEGLWVKILRDIWGVDLPMPLKRLSYNECVESYGSDKPDLRYDLKFENVSELVKDTEFRVIRGAIDNGGVVIGLRVPGQADLSRKQFGEVEELAKASGLGGILPIKITAEGLSGVLVGKVDDAALAKIVTQLKGETGDLLLLAVGKKSDVLKSLGVLRIKLAEHFKLFDPADHRKVSMFWVVDFPLFERDEETGEVWPAHHPFTGFHPDDAHMLDTEPWNVRSTSYDLVMNGNELLSGSIRIHDPVQQAKIFKMLGISDEEAKLRFGFLVDALKYGAPPMGGFALGFDRMIMVLTNRPIRDVIAFPKTTLAQSLMDGSPSPVDPKLLTDLQIALLPGK, encoded by the coding sequence ATGACTACTCGGACGCATACTTGCGGGGAACTCCGCAAAATCGATAACGAAAAGACTGTGGTTCTGCAGGGCTGGGTGGCGCGCGCGCGCGACCTTGGCGGGCTGGTGTTTATTGACCTGCGTGACCGCTATGGTAAAACGCAAGTGGTGGTCGAGCCGGAGCAAGGGGACGTGATCAAAATTGCTCATGAGCTGAAGAGCGAGTGGGTGGTTGAGATTCACGGCAAGGTGCGCACGCGTCCCGAGGGGATGATCAACGCCGATCTGCCGACAGGCGAAGTCGAAGTCGTGGCGACCGCGATTGAAGTTTTGAACCGCTGTCCCGAACTGCCGTTCCAAATCGAAACGCAGGACAAGGCGTCCGACGAACTGCGCCTGAAATACCGCTATCTCGATTTGCGGCGCAACGAATTGCAAGAAGTGCTGATGATGCGGCACCGAGTTGCGAATATTGCTCGGCTGCATTTTTCGGAGCAGGGTTTTATTGAAGTGGAAACGCCGTGCTTGGTGAAGAGCACTCCCGAAGGCGCGCGCGACTATCTTGTGCCGTCTCGTGTTTTTCCTCATCAGTTCTACGCGCTGCCGCAATCGCCGCAGATTTACAAACAGATTTTGATGGTCGCGGGTTTCGACAAGTATTTTCAGATCTGCAAATGTTTTCGCGACGAGGATTTGAGAAGCGATCGTCAGCCCGAGTTCACGCAGATCGACGTCGAGATGTCGTTTGCGAACCGCGATATGGTGTTCGAAGTCGTGGAAGGATTGTGGGTAAAGATTCTGCGCGACATCTGGGGCGTGGATCTGCCGATGCCGCTGAAGCGACTGTCGTACAATGAATGTGTTGAAAGCTACGGCTCAGACAAGCCTGATCTTCGCTATGATTTGAAGTTTGAGAACGTCTCGGAGCTTGTAAAGGACACGGAGTTTCGTGTAATTCGCGGAGCGATTGACAACGGCGGAGTTGTGATTGGTCTGCGAGTTCCGGGGCAAGCTGATTTGTCGCGCAAGCAATTTGGTGAAGTGGAAGAGCTTGCCAAGGCTTCGGGGCTGGGCGGAATTTTGCCGATCAAAATTACGGCGGAAGGACTGTCGGGTGTGTTGGTGGGGAAAGTCGATGATGCGGCGCTGGCAAAAATAGTCACGCAACTCAAGGGCGAAACGGGCGACCTGCTCTTGCTTGCAGTCGGCAAGAAGAGCGACGTGCTGAAATCGCTGGGCGTTTTGCGCATCAAACTTGCGGAGCACTTCAAGCTGTTTGATCCCGCCGATCATCGCAAAGTTTCGATGTTCTGGGTCGTGGATTTTCCGCTGTTCGAGCGCGACGAAGAAACGGGTGAAGTGTGGCCCGCGCACCATCCGTTCACCGGATTTCATCCCGACGACGCGCACATGCTCGACACGGAGCCGTGGAACGTCCGCAGCACGTCCTACGACCTCGTGATGAACGGCAATGAACTTTTGTCCGGTTCAATTCGTATTCACGATCCGGTTCAGCAGGCGAAAATCTTCAAGATGTTGGGGATTTCCGACGAAGAGGCAAAGTTGCGGTTCGGCTTCCTCGTGGATGCTCTGAAGTACGGCGCGCCTCCGATGGGTGGATTTGCGTTGGGCTTCGACCGGATGATCATGGTGTTGACAAACCGCCCCATTCGTGACGTTATCGCGTTTCCCAAGACAACCTTGGCCCAGTCACTGATGGACGGTAGCCCCTCGCCAGTCGATCCTAAGCTCTTGACAGATTTGCAGATCGCTCTGCTGCCGGGGAAGTAG
- the crcB gene encoding fluoride efflux transporter CrcB, with product MLLIFVGGGLGALLRYWGSGIVYRLTSLGFPYGTAVVNITGCFVIGLVMSGLAARFDDAPGLKLFLTIGLLGGFTTYSSFSYETIALIQEAKVAAAMTNIGVTLVGCLAGTWIGLGVGRVLG from the coding sequence ATGCTGCTTATTTTTGTCGGAGGCGGGCTGGGTGCACTGCTTCGCTATTGGGGATCGGGGATTGTGTACCGGCTGACGTCGCTGGGATTTCCTTACGGAACGGCTGTCGTGAATATCACGGGCTGCTTCGTGATCGGGCTGGTGATGTCGGGACTCGCCGCGCGGTTCGACGACGCGCCGGGGCTAAAGCTGTTTTTGACGATCGGATTGCTGGGAGGATTCACGACCTATTCATCGTTCAGCTACGAGACGATCGCGCTGATTCAAGAGGCGAAAGTCGCGGCCGCGATGACGAACATCGGCGTCACGCTGGTAGGCTGTTTGGCGGGGACGTGGATTGGGCTGGGAGTGGGGAGGGTGCTGGGGTAG
- a CDS encoding DMT family transporter, whose translation MALLTALLWAVAVILYKKSGETVHPVALNLFKSTVSGVLVLLTILAIEGSLAFDMPRGDMLWLLVSGAIGIGLADTLFFMMLNRLGAALTSIIDCLYSPTVILASVIWLGESLSLLQIFGVLLIVSAVLEAVWGGGKVPNSKSQIATETDSLGNSTPPSPPGGPEGNAETPPGPPAEARGNAIGVLWGVTAMVCMAVSIVIMKPLLNKHSLLWVIEMRQIGGVAAILITLMFLRGRREILKSLLVRKGWGWTLSGTLMGQYIALMAWVAGIKFTQASQAAALNQTSNLFVFILAGVFLKERLTKKRVIGIVLAVIGVYLVTFG comes from the coding sequence TTGGCGCTGCTGACGGCTTTGCTGTGGGCGGTGGCCGTGATCTTGTATAAGAAGTCGGGCGAGACGGTGCATCCGGTGGCGCTGAATCTTTTCAAAAGTACCGTGAGCGGGGTGCTGGTGCTGCTGACGATTCTTGCGATTGAGGGATCGCTCGCCTTTGATATGCCGCGCGGGGATATGCTGTGGCTTTTGGTGAGCGGCGCGATTGGTATTGGGTTGGCCGATACGCTGTTCTTTATGATGCTCAACCGGCTGGGCGCGGCGCTGACCTCAATCATCGACTGTCTCTATAGCCCGACGGTGATTTTGGCCTCCGTGATCTGGTTGGGCGAATCGCTCTCGCTGCTGCAAATTTTTGGCGTGCTCCTGATTGTCTCGGCGGTGCTCGAGGCGGTTTGGGGCGGCGGGAAAGTTCCAAATTCCAAATCCCAAATCGCAACGGAGACGGATTCGCTTGGCAATTCTACCCCCCCTAGCCCCCCCGGAGGACCGGAGGGGAATGCAGAGACCCCCCCTGGCCCCCCCGCTGAAGCGAGGGGGAATGCAATCGGAGTCTTGTGGGGTGTTACGGCGATGGTTTGTATGGCGGTGTCGATTGTGATTATGAAACCGCTGCTCAACAAGCACTCGCTGTTGTGGGTGATCGAGATGCGGCAGATCGGCGGGGTCGCGGCGATTCTGATTACGCTGATGTTTCTGCGAGGTCGACGGGAGATTTTGAAATCGCTGCTCGTGCGAAAAGGGTGGGGGTGGACGCTCAGTGGAACGCTGATGGGGCAATATATCGCGTTGATGGCATGGGTCGCGGGTATCAAATTCACTCAAGCGTCGCAGGCCGCCGCGCTCAATCAGACGAGTAACCTGTTCGTATTTATTCTGGCGGGAGTTTTCTTAAAAGAGAGATTGACCAAGAAGCGGGTGATCGGGATTGTGCTGGCCGTGATCGGGGTGTATTTGGTGACGTTTGGGTAG
- the ybeY gene encoding rRNA maturation RNase YbeY: protein MTDHPPSRRRVRGKLEFYSEIPRARVRKDYAMACASVAMRKVLRPVGTIRFVLVNDRKMAKLHREFLNLRGTTDVITFNLTDPDAALEGEIYICLDQARRQAKEYRVPLYEEIARLAAHGVLHLAGLDDHTEHGRKQMRRAEDHALRAGGTL from the coding sequence ATGACTGATCACCCTCCCTCGCGCAGGCGCGTGCGAGGCAAACTCGAGTTTTACTCTGAGATTCCCCGCGCGCGCGTGCGCAAAGACTACGCGATGGCCTGCGCAAGCGTGGCCATGCGCAAAGTTCTACGACCCGTCGGCACAATTCGATTTGTTCTCGTGAACGACCGCAAAATGGCGAAACTCCACCGTGAGTTTCTGAATTTGCGCGGTACGACGGACGTCATTACTTTCAACCTCACCGACCCCGACGCGGCGCTCGAAGGCGAAATCTATATTTGTCTCGATCAAGCACGCAGGCAGGCGAAAGAATACCGTGTGCCGCTCTATGAAGAGATCGCTCGATTGGCGGCCCACGGCGTGCTGCATTTGGCGGGGCTCGACGACCACACGGAACACGGACGCAAGCAGATGCGGCGCGCGGAAGACCACGCATTGAGAGCAGGAGGCACACTGTGA